The following nucleotide sequence is from Pseudonocardia sp. C8.
GATCGCGGCGCGGACCTCGTCGGGCAGCGGCAGCGTGACTCCGTCCAGCACCGGCTCGGTCGACCAGACGATCCTGCCGTCGGCGCCCCAGAGGTTGGCCCGGATCACCGCGCCGTCGTGGGACCGGTCGTACATGCTGCGCGCGAGCGCCTCCCGTGCGGCACGGTCCCCGGCGACCACTCTCCCGACGGCGGGCTCGAACACACCGCTCGCCAGTGCACGGGCGCTGCGCTCCGCCTCGCCCAACGCGTCGACACGGGCGAAGACGAACGCCAGGAGGGTGGACACCCCGGCGGTCAGGATCAGCGAGACGACGGCGACGAGGACCATCCGGCGCGCCGCGCGCCGCCCGAACGCGTCCTGGGCCGGCACGCGGCGCTCGGCCTCATGGGTCTCGCGAAGCTCCGACTCCGATGTCACCACGGGTATCGATCACAACCAGTGCACGTATGAGGGCGCCACTCGGCTCGACGGACCACTTACCGTAGGCCATGTGGCAAACGACCGCAGGCCACTCGCCGGGGGGCGGTACGTCCGTTCAGGCGATGGGCTACCGACCGTCGTCGTCCGGGTACGTCGGCGGAGAGGTGTCGTCGATGATGCCCAGACGCTGGGCCTTGACCACGGCCTCGAGCTGGGAGCGGACCCCGAGCTTCGCGTGCAGCGACTTCACGTAGCCCCGCACGGTGTGCACGCTCAGGTGCAGGACCTTGGCGATCGCGGTGGGGTTCATGCCCAGCCCCAGGTGGGCGAGGATCTCGCGCTCGCGCTCGGTCAGCTGCGGGATCTTCTCCCCTCCGGCCGGCATCGACACCGGTCCGGCGGTGAACACCGACGGTGCCACGAGCATCGCGCCCGCCCGGGCGTCGCGCAGCACGCCGAGCAGCTCCGGCAACGAGCCGTCCTTGGGCGCGAAGGCGCTGGCCCCGACCTGCGCCGCCTTGGTGACCCAGGTCGGGTCACGATGGGCGGACACGACCACCACGACCGAGTCGGGGCTGACCTGGTGCACCCGGCGGGTGGTCTCCAGCCCGTTCTCCGCGGCCAGCTGGATGTCCATCACGACCCGGTCGGGCCGGTGCTCGGCCGCCAGGCTGACCGCCGTGCGGGTGTTCGAGGCGGTGCCGACACAGGTGAAGTCGGGCTGGGCATCGAGCGCCATCGCCAGCAGGCCGGAGAACACCTGGTGGTCGTCCACGATCAGAACCGTGGCCGGCTCGGTGTTCGGCGGCTGTTCCATCGACACCTCGACACTCCTGTGGTGAATGTTCCGACACACCCGGATATCGGGGGTGCACACCGCCCCCAACGGGGTACCGCTGCGGCGGCGCCGCCGCGACACTGTGCCGCATGATCCGGGTTCTGGTTGTCGACGACAACCGCCTCATCCGCGAGACGGTCGGCGAGCTGCTCGACGCCGAACCCGATGTGCAGGTCGTCGGCAGGTGCGCGGACGGTGACGAGGTGCTCGACGCCGTACGGGCCGCGCAGCCCGACGTGGTGCTGATGGACCTGTCGATGCCACGCATGGGCGGCGTCGAGGCCACCGAGCTGCTCAGGGCACACGCACCGCAGGTCCGGGTCGTCGTGCTCACCGCGTCCGTGGACCGGAAGCAGCTCGCTGCGGCGCGCCGCGCCGGCGCGGTCGCCGAGGTGTCGAAGAACGCCGATCCCGTCGCGGTGATCGACGCGGTGCGGACCGCCGGTGGCCCGGACGTGCCGGACCGGACGCCCGCCTGACCGCACCACGGAGTGCCACCGACCCCTCAAACAGGGTGCGCCACGGGCCTCAGCTGGGGCTGAGGTCGACCACCCTGTCACCCGCACAGTCACACCCAGTCGTCGCGTGTCGTACGCGGTAACCGGCGTGGGGGAAATGTCATGGGCGATGCGGCCGGGTTCGGGAAGGGACTGTCGCGGCGGGACCTGCTCAAGGTGTCGCTGCTGGGGGCGGCGGCGTTGACGTTGCCGTTCGAGCGGACCGTCAGCGCCAAGACCGTCTCGGAGATCGCCCCGAGCAAGCTGCCCAGGCCGTTCACGGTGCCGTTCGCGACGCCTCCGGTGCTGGCACCGGTGCGCAGCACGGGCACCACCGACTACTACGAGATCGTGCAGAAGCCGGGGGTCGCCGAGATCCTGCCCGGCGTCCGGAGCCCGATCTTCGGCTACAACGGCATCGCCCCCGGCCCGACGATCAAGGTCGCGCAGGGCCGCGAGACCGTGGTTCGCCAGATCAACGCGCTGCCCGGACGGCACCCGAAGCTGCGGTACGAGCCGTGGACCTCGACGCACCTGCACGGGTCGGCGTCGTTGCCCGAGTTCGACGGTTACGCCAGCGACATCACGCGCCCGGGCCAGTACAAGGACTACCGCTACCCGAACACCCAGCCGGCGCGCACGCTCTGGTACCACGACCACGGCCTCCACCACACCGGCGAGAACGTGTACATGGGACTGGCCGGGCTCTACCTGTTGACCGACCCCGTCGAGCAGGCGCTGCCGTTGCCGACCGGTCGCTACGACGTGCCGCTGGTGCTGCAGGACAAGATCTTCGCCCGGGACGGGTCGTTCCTCTGGGACGACAACGGCCACTCCGGACTGTGGGGGGACGTCATCCTCGTCAACGGGCGGCCGTGGCCGGTGATGAAGGTGGAGCGGCGCAAGTACCGGTTCCGGGTGCTCAACGGATCGGTGGCGCGCGGGTTCCGCTACCGGCTGAGTACCGGCGACCCGATCACGGTGATCGGCTGCGACGGCGGCCTGATGACCGCCCCGCAGCAGGTCTCGGAGCTGCGGCACGGCATGGCCGAACGCTACGAGATCGTCATCGACTTCGCGAAGTACCGGGTCGGGCAGCGGGTGGTCCTGCAGAACCTCGGTGTGCCGAACTCGCGCGACTACGACACCACCCGCAACATCATGGCGTTCGACGTCGCCTCCGAGGCCACCGACACCTCGAACAACACCGTCCCCCCGGTCCTGAACCCCGGGGCGGTCGCGATGGACCTCACCCCCGCCATGTCGAAGCGGACCCGGCGCCTCGTGGTGTCCCGCACCGGCGGCGAGTGGGTGATCAACGACATGACCTGGGAGAGCGTCGTGAGGTCACGGTACGAGGCGGTGGTCGCCGACCCCGGCCCGGGCGACGTGGAGATCTGGGAGATCGTCAATGCGTCCGGGGGCTGGTTCCACCCCGTGCACGTGCACCTCGTCGACTTCAAGATCCTCGACCGGAACGGGAGGCCGCCCCGGCCGGAGGAACGCGGGCCGAAGGACACCGTCTACGTCGGTGAGAACGAGACCGTGCGGATCATCATGCGGTTCGAGCACCAGGTCGGCCGCTACATGGTCCACTGCCACAACCTCCCGCACGAGGACCACGACATGATGACCCAGTTCCGGGTCGGTCCCCCCGGCGCCGGGCACGACCCGATCACGACCGCTCCGGCACTGCCCTACACCAGCTCGACGGCAGCGCTGTGAACGTCCCGGTGACCGGTGCCGCCGCACCGGGGGCGGTGATCCGGACCGCACGGGCCGGCGCTGCCGCCACGGTCCTGGCCGGGGCACTGCATCTCGTGGCCGGTGCCCTCCACGCGCACCACGGTCCGCTGGTCGGGGTGTTCTTCCTCGCCGTCGGCGGGGTGCAGATCTGGTTCGGCCTGGCGGCCCGCCGCGGCGTCGGTGAGCGCGTCGCCACGGCCGGGATCGCGGCCACCGTGGGCCTGGTGGTCCTGTACCTGGTCAGTCGCACGGTGACGCTGCCGATCGGGGCGCACGCCGACCGCCCCGAGGACGGTGACCTGCTCGGGTTCACCGTGGTCGTCGCCGAGCTCGCCATGATCGTCACCCTGGCGGCGCCGCTGGGGCCGCGGTGGCGGGCCCGGGCGCTGAACGGGGTACTCGCGGCCGGGGCGGGGGTGTGGACGCTGTGGGCGACCGGGCTGCTCGGCTGAGGGCGGCCGCCGGGACCGCGGCCCGGTTGCGTGTCCGCGCCCCGGGGGTCGTCACGGTCGTGGTGATCCTGGGCGTGCTCGGCGTCCACCTCCTGCCGTTCGAGGTGGTGCGGGTGCCCACGGCGAGCATGGCCCCGACCCTCCGGCCAGGCGATCACGTGCTGCTCGACCGGCGCTCCGTGCCGGTCGAGCGCGGTCAGCTCGTTGTGCTGCCCGACGTCGAGGACCTCGACAGCCTCATGGTCAAACGCGTCGTCGCGATCGGTGGCGACACCGTCGAGTTCGACGACGGGTTCCTGGTGGTCAACGGCATCCGGCCGGCCGAGCCCTACGCCGAGGGAGGGCGGGTCCCCGGGGTGTACTTCGCCCCGGTGACGGTGCCCGCCGGAGCCGTGTACCTGCTGGGTGACGACCGGGGCGACTCGGTCGACTCCCGCACGTTCGGACCGCTGCCGGCCGACCGGGTCGTCGGCCGTGTCACGTTCCGGGTCTTCCCGCGGCCCGGTGCGCCGTGACCGCGCGCCCGTGCACCGCGATCGCCCCGCACCGCGGACGGACGTGGCACGGTGTCGGCCTGGTCGCCGCCGTCCTCGCCGGGGCCGGGGTGGTCGGCGCGGTGGCCGCCACCGCCGGCACCGCGGACCCCCCGGTACCCGGGATCGCCCCGGTCGC
It contains:
- the lepB gene encoding signal peptidase I, with protein sequence MDAVGDRAARLRAAAGTAARLRVRAPGVVTVVVILGVLGVHLLPFEVVRVPTASMAPTLRPGDHVLLDRRSVPVERGQLVVLPDVEDLDSLMVKRVVAIGGDTVEFDDGFLVVNGIRPAEPYAEGGRVPGVYFAPVTVPAGAVYLLGDDRGDSVDSRTFGPLPADRVVGRVTFRVFPRPGAP
- a CDS encoding multicopper oxidase family protein, which produces MGDAAGFGKGLSRRDLLKVSLLGAAALTLPFERTVSAKTVSEIAPSKLPRPFTVPFATPPVLAPVRSTGTTDYYEIVQKPGVAEILPGVRSPIFGYNGIAPGPTIKVAQGRETVVRQINALPGRHPKLRYEPWTSTHLHGSASLPEFDGYASDITRPGQYKDYRYPNTQPARTLWYHDHGLHHTGENVYMGLAGLYLLTDPVEQALPLPTGRYDVPLVLQDKIFARDGSFLWDDNGHSGLWGDVILVNGRPWPVMKVERRKYRFRVLNGSVARGFRYRLSTGDPITVIGCDGGLMTAPQQVSELRHGMAERYEIVIDFAKYRVGQRVVLQNLGVPNSRDYDTTRNIMAFDVASEATDTSNNTVPPVLNPGAVAMDLTPAMSKRTRRLVVSRTGGEWVINDMTWESVVRSRYEAVVADPGPGDVEIWEIVNASGGWFHPVHVHLVDFKILDRNGRPPRPEERGPKDTVYVGENETVRIIMRFEHQVGRYMVHCHNLPHEDHDMMTQFRVGPPGAGHDPITTAPALPYTSSTAAL
- a CDS encoding response regulator transcription factor, whose translation is MEQPPNTEPATVLIVDDHQVFSGLLAMALDAQPDFTCVGTASNTRTAVSLAAEHRPDRVVMDIQLAAENGLETTRRVHQVSPDSVVVVVSAHRDPTWVTKAAQVGASAFAPKDGSLPELLGVLRDARAGAMLVAPSVFTAGPVSMPAGGEKIPQLTEREREILAHLGLGMNPTAIAKVLHLSVHTVRGYVKSLHAKLGVRSQLEAVVKAQRLGIIDDTSPPTYPDDDGR
- a CDS encoding response regulator transcription factor, coding for MIRVLVVDDNRLIRETVGELLDAEPDVQVVGRCADGDEVLDAVRAAQPDVVLMDLSMPRMGGVEATELLRAHAPQVRVVVLTASVDRKQLAAARRAGAVAEVSKNADPVAVIDAVRTAGGPDVPDRTPA